In the Methyloterricola oryzae genome, AGGCACCGCGCTTCAACTACCACTCCATACGCCTGCTCAATTCCGGCAAGCGCGGCGACTCCTCGCGCATTCAGCAGGAGCTGGGCCTTGTGCCCACGCCAACACGCCAGGCTTTCGCCGACGCGGTGGCCTGGTTTCGCGAGCGAAAGCTGATCTAATCGAAGGCGCGGCCGTTCCGGGCCGTCAGCAGCACCACCGTGATATTGTCGTTCCCGCCCGCCTCCAGCGCTGCATCCACCAACCGGTCGACTCGCGCGCTCGTGTTCGGTGTGGACGACAGGATCCGTGCGATTTCCGCGTCCGGCACCTCCGAATTCAGGCCGTCGGAACACAGCAGCAGCGAATCGCCCGGCGACAGTTCGCCCGACACCACATCCACCTTGATCTCCTGGTGCTCGGAGCCCCCCAATGCCTGGGAGATGACGTTGCGCCCCGGGTGGCTGGCCATGTCCGCCTCTTCGATCAGGCCCGCCTCCCAGAGCAACTGGACATAGGAATGGTCGCGGGTCAACTGCCGAAGGGCCCCGTTCCAAAGATAGGCCCGGCTGTCCCCGACCCAGGCAATTTGGTAGGACAACCCGCGAAGTCGGGCCGCGACCACTGTGGAGCCCATGTCATGCCCGCCCTGCCCCAGCCCGGCCGCACGGTGAATGGCGCGGTGCGTGTCGAGTATCGCGCTGGCCAGTGCCTTGCCCTCACGAATCTGGCGCGGCAGCTCCTGCACAACCAGGCCGCTGGCCACCTCCCCCGAAGCATGTCCACCCATACCATCAGCCACGGCCCAGAGACTCAGCTCAGGCTCGATGCAAAGGCTGTCCTCGTTGAGGGAACGTTTTCGCCCCGGGTGCGTGGCATAGGCAAACTCGACGCTGGTCATCCCCGCGCTACCCCGGCAGGCTGGTTCATCGGCTCCCCTTGAAGTCGGGCCTCTCGGTGATGATGAAATCATTGAGAACACCCACCGCCCGGAGATTCTCCTTGCCCATGGTAGTCTGGTACGTGCTGAAAAACAGGTAGTTTCTGCGCTCGGTCTGGCGTACCACCAAGCTGGAAGCGACGCCGCCAAACAAGTTACCGAGGGTGGCGACCAGTGGATTGTTCTGCTGCCGGGCCTGTTCGATGATCTCGCGGTTGATGAAATCATCGTAGTGTTTCAGGTCTGGATTGGTATAGGCCAACAGGCCGAGCGCCGCGGTGAGCCCCGTGGCTGCGATGGTCCATTTCATGGCGGTCTCCTCGTTCAGGTATTCTCTGGGTGCGGCGGCATCATTGACACCCGTCAGCTGGCTCTGGGCAACCACAACAGGCCGCAATGCAGGCAGCTGGACTGCCTGCCCCTTCGCGCAGGCGGGGATTATAATCCGCGAGCGCAAGTCTTGAAATCGACGCCCGCGCCCGCGTGGGGTAGCATAGCGCGCTTCGTGATCTTGCCTTACTGCAACTGCTTTGACTCAGCCGCGCCCGAACCCGCCCGAACTCCTGCTGTTGTATTGCCGAGCAGGCTTCGAAAAAGAATGCGCCGCTGAAATCCAGAATCGCGCGCGTGCCCTGCATATCGAAGGATTCTGCAAAACCAGCGACAAGTCCGGCTATGTGCTGTTCTCGCCCTATGATACCGCGCAGGTGTCCACGCTAGGCGAAGAACTGCGCTTCGCCGACCTGATCTTCCCACGTCAGTGGGTCTTCGCCCTGCCCTTGATCTCGCAACTGCCAGTCACGGACCGAATCACCCCGTTGCTTTCGGCCGCACGAAGTCTGGGCGGCCCCTTTTCCGACATTCTCCTGGAAACGGCGGACACCAACGAGGCCAAGGAACTGTCGGTGTTCGTGCGCAAGTTCAGCACGCCCTTCGGCGCCGCGGCACAGGCTGCAGGCCTGGCGGGAGGGCGGCAGTCAGCACCGCGCCTGCACATCTTCTTCCTGGATTCCTCAAACGCTTATGTGGGGCTCTCCCATCCCGGCAATGCCTCGCCCTGGCCCATGGGGATCCCGCGGCTGAAGTTTCCGCGTTCGGCGCCCAGCCGGTCCACGTTGAAACTGGAGGAAGCCTTCCTCACCTTCCTCGGCCCGAACCACAAGGCACTGCAGCCCGGCATGCGCGCCGTCGATCTGGGCGCGGCGCCAGGGGGGTGGACTTGGCAACTGGTGCGCCGCAGCATACGCGTCACCGCCATCGACAATGGCCCCATGGACCCGGCACTGCTGGAATCGGGCATCGTCGAGCATCTGCGGGTGGACGGCTTCCGCTATCTGCCGCCAAAACCGGTGGACTGGCTGGTCTGCGACATGGTGGAGCAGCCCGCCCGCATCGCCGCCCTGGCGGCCCGCTGGCTCGCCGGGCGGCATTGCCGGTACGCCATCTTCAACCTGAAACTGCCCATGAAAAAGCGCTATGACGAGGTGCGCGCTTGCCTGGAGCGGATCGCTGAATCCCTGGATGCCGCGGAGGTACCCTTCCGTCTGCGTGCGCGGCAGTTGTATCACGACCGCGAAGAAATCACCGTGTACGCCGAACGCTTAGGCAGTCGCTAAGAACCAGCTCCCGTTTCCGGTGCCATTATTGTGCAAAATCGCACAAAAACCGTTCAAGCGTGTAACGAGCGTATCCGGCAATTAATTTTAAAGTATTGTTTTTATTTTATAATTATTGTGGCACATATGATGCTTTGTATAACAGTGAAGAGCATGACTCCTTCCTATCTTCAGCGTTCGCCCACCCACAAGGTGGGCTTTTTTTTGCTCAGTGCTCCGCGCGCGAAGCCTTGGTGCTCTGCTCTCCCAGGGTGGAAGGCAACAGGGACGAGAAAAAGTCGCCGCGGGATCCGGAGCGCTTCCTGGCGGCTTCGAGGGAAGCCTGCAGCTCCTCTTTGAGCTTCTCGTCCGAAAGCCGCTGTCCAGGGCGCACCGGTGCCTGGTCGGCTTTCTGCAAATAGCTCAGCGCCTTCTCATATTCGCCTTCGTGCAGCCAGTAGTCCCCTAGGAAGAAATTGACGTCGATGGCATCGGGAAACATCTTGGCCGCAGATTCCAGGTAATGCAGGGCGAGTTCGTCGTCACCGTAGGAAATGGGCCAACCCGGCAGGCGGAAATAGAGATTGCCCAGGGTAATGAAGGCCGTGCCCTCCATCGCGCGGGGGTTCCGGTCGATGGACTGGATAAGGAGCTCGCGCGCGTCCTGCAGCCGGCTGAGGGAATCAAAGCCCCAATCTGACGCCGCCAGGGTGCACAGGATGATGGCTTGCATCACCAGGGGCTCGGCTCGATCCGGGTAGCGCTCGCGGAGCGCCTGCGTGCGCTCCAGCAAAGCCTTGAACGGAGCGACCTGCTGCCTGGAGGGCAATTTGTAAAATACCTCGGCCCATTCGTCCTGAATCTGCTGCACTTCGGGCGGCGTCTGCGCTGCGGCCGTACCAATCATCCACGCCGCTATGACAGCGGCGATATGCCCTCGAAATCTCAATACACTGATCCCACATGTTGAACAACGGCTTCGAGCGCCGGCGCTGGTCCGCCCCCCCCGAAAGCGACGGCAAGCATAAAGCCAGGCCAAGCCGAATTCAAATACCGAAAAGAAGGAACACCCCCGGTGACGCTGTCATCATGCCGTCATGTTCCTGCTTCACCCTATGTGTGCAAGAGCAATCCCTCACGTTTGAAACGGAAGCCAGGGACGGATACCAAGGACGGTCCCTCATACTCAGACCAGGAAAGCGCTCACCCCGATCATAAGGCCTGCGCGCCGGGCTGCCATAATAGGGCTTGTCAATGCGGGTAAATTCATTAAGCTGGGGCATGAAGCGCCCATCCAACCGATTTGCAGGGACCGAAATGACCAGTTCCAGTGACTTTCAAAGCCGCAGGCAGCACACGTCCCGCCAGTTCGACGAGGAACTGGCCGGGATACAGGGTCGCCTGTTCAACTTGGGCGGTTTGGCAGAGGAACAGATCACCCAGGCCATGAAGTCGCTGACGGAGGGCGATACGGCCCTTGCGGAGCAGGTGATCCGTGACGATTACAAGGTCAATTCCCTGGAAGTTGCCATTGACGAGGAATGCACACGGGTGCTGGCGCGCCGCCAGCCGGCCGCGAGCGACCTGCGCATGATGATGGCGGTGATCAAAACCATTACCGACCTGGAGCGGATCGGTGACGATGCCAAGCGCATCGCGCGCTGCACCCTGCATCTGGCCACTTATTATCCGCGCAAGCAGCAACTGGCGGCCATCGACAGTTTCGGCGTACACGTCAGGGAACTGCTGAAGGACGCACTGGATGCGATGGCTCGGTTGGACGTAGAAATGGCCATGCGCGTCAAGCAGAACGATCGCCAGATCGACCTGGAATACCAGGACATCATGCGCGAACAACTGGCTACGATGACCGAGGACGCCAGGCAGATCCCGGTGGCCCTCAACCTGATGTGGGTTGCGCGCTCACTGGAGCGCATCGGCGACCGCGCCTGCAACATCTGCGAATACGTCATCTACTATGTCCTGGGCAAGGACATCCGCCACATGACGCTCGAGCAGGCGGAACAGGACCTCCACGTCACCCTGCAACGGAATCCCGCTTCCGACGTCCAACCCTGAGCCTTTGCGGCTACAGGCCGCGGGACGCCGAGCAATTCAAGGTTTCGGCGCTGTCGCGCGGGCCACCTGGGGATCGGGATTTGCGGCTGCCCTCAGGCCTGACCGGCCGCTTGGATCTCCGCCAGGAATTCCAACGCCCAGCGTTCGACCCGTGGCAAGCACCCGCTCAGGGACGCGCGCTGCTCGGGGATATCGAAAAAACCGGGCTCGTTGAGGTAGGGATCGTGCATGCGGCCCACATCGACGGCGTCGTGGCTTAAATCGACGATACGCCCTTCAATGAGGTTGTATTGGTGCTGGTAATGGCCCCGCAACGCGCCGCCAAACACCCGATTCATGAACAAGGAGCCGAATTTGCAGGATCCGGAGAGATCGGTGGGCACCGGAATGCGCCGTTCCGCCGCGAGTTCCACCCATTTGCGGAACACGAAGACCTTGGCCCGCGCGAAACGTTCGTAAGAGTAAGGCAGCGCAGCCTCGCGGCAAGCCGCCCAGTCGCGGGTTTCTTCCAGGCCTGCCATCACCGCGCGCCCGCCTGACTGGGGGATCATTCGGAGATCGCTTCCTCCACGAACGGACACGCCTGCCCCGGCGACAGGCCCAGTTTGGTCAGCGCTTCCGCCGGGAGCGTGTCCACCACCGCCACCAACTGATCTTCTGCCAGAGCAAAAGTCTTGGTCACGAGGGCCGCGGCGGCATCCTCGGACGTCTCCCAGGCCGCATACATATCTACCTGCTGCTCGCCATCGCGCGGATCACCGCTGGTGACCTGCAACAACCAACCATCAATATCGCTCATGCTTGTAACTCCGCTGAATGCCTGTACAACCCGTTCAGCGCCTCGGGTCCGGTCGCACGCACGGTCGATCCGGAGAGACGCCCCTGTGACATTTACCGTACCATGGATCAGAGCGTTAGGGTGGGAAATGAGCCATTTACCGGCAGCGGCGAGCCTAAGACCGGAAGCCAACGGCCTCAATGCCAGTCCGGGAAGCGGCCCTGGCTGGCCAGCGCCTGCACCGCCTCTTCGAGTTCCTGCATGAAGGCTCGCCTACCCCCGCTCCAGGCCAGCGCTTCACCCACGAACACGTCGCAGAAAAAGGGCACCAAGATGGCCTCGCCCTTGGGCAGGGCCTTGCCCAAGCCGTGCATGAATACCGGAACGACCGGCACCTCCGGAACCCGTTCCGCCAGGTGCGCGATGCCGCTCTTGAACTGGGCCATGCTCTCCGGCGCGCCCCGGCTGCCTTCCGGAAACAGGATGAGGATATCGCCACGCTCCAGGGCCTCGACGCAGCCCGCCAGGGGATCCACGCCCCGCCGGGGCTTTCGTTCCAGAGGAATGATGCCGATGATGTTGAGGGCGAACCAGGCCAGCACCCGGTTGCGCAGAAAGTAATCCAGCGCCGCCACGGGCCGAAGACGCGGCAGCAAGGCGAGCGGAAACAGGCTCATCAGCACCAGGGTGTCCAGGTGACTGTTGTGGTTGGCGCAGACGATGGCCGGTCCGGTCGCCGGTAATCGCTGACGCTGACGCACGCTCAGCCCCAGAACCACCAGCACCAGAAAGCGCACGAACAGGGCGAAAAATCCGAATCGGAGCAGGCGCGTCATCGCTCAGAAGTACAGGTAGCGCACGAAATGGAAGAACAGCGGCGCGGTGTAGGTGAGACTGTCGATGCGATCCAGGATGCCGCCGTGTCCCGGTATTATGCTGCCGCTGTCCTTGACGCCGATATCGCGCTTGATGGCGGAAACCACCACATCGCCGATGAAGCCTGCAAGCCCGATCAACACGCCGGCGGCCGCCGCCTGGGGCAGTCCCATGGGTGTCAGCAGGGACGCCAGGGCCAGAGCCAACAAAACGGTCGTGGCCAAGCCACCGAGAAAGCCCTCCCAGGTCTTGTTGGGACTGACCTTGGGGATGATCTTGTGCCGGCCCAGGAGCTTGCCCCAGACATACTGGGCCACGTCATTGCTTTCCGTCAGCAGCACCAGGAACAACACCAGGCCGGCGCCCCCCGCTCCGGCCGCGTTCGCTCCGGGCAACACCAGCAGGAACGCCAGGTGGCTGATGCTGAAGACCAGGGTCATAAGCCCCCAGTGCAGCGTGCCCGCCGCCCGCAGGAAATCCTGGGTCTCGCCGATGAGCACCATGCGCATGGGCAAGAACAGGAAGGCATACACCGGGATGAAGATGATGAACATGCCGTACCATTCCCTCTCGACCCAGTAGTACTGCAGGGGAATCGCGAGATAAGCCCAGAACAGCACTCGGCGGTCGGCCCGACGGGTTGGAATCAGGCTGAAGTATTCCTTCAAGGCCAGGAAACTCATGAAGGCGAAGAACACCAGGGAAAGCCCCCGGTTCAGGGCCAGCGCAGCCGTGAACACCCCGGCCATCACCCACCAGGACCGGACCCGCTGGCGCAGCTCGCCATAGTCACGAGCGGGGTTCCGTGTTTGCAGGAAGGTCGTCAGCAGCGAGGAGAAAGCCAGCAGCGCGAAGATGCCGCCGAGGGTCCAGGCAACCGCCGGGCTGACCGCAAGCCCGTTCACCGGCTAACCTCGGCCAGGCCTTTGCGGGCACGGTTGACGATGGTCAGTATCGACAGCAGGCAGAGCAGGGCAAAAAACCCATCAAGCCAGGCACCCGGCGTGAGCCCCAGGCCAAAAGCCAATCCCAGAGCGCCCAGCGCGAAGGCCCGGTCACTCTTTCCCATGGGTCCGTCGTAACGCCGGCTGGCGCCGATCTGGACAGCCACGACGCCGGTCATCTCGCTGATCACCAGCAATAACAGAAACGCGCAGAGCCACGCGCCACTGAGCCCTTCCAGACGCGCCAGGGGCGCATAGAGCGCGATATCGGAAAACACATCACCCAACTCGTTCAGCACCGCGCCCAGGTCGGACTTCATGGCGTACTCGCGGGCCAGCATGCCGTCGATGGCGTTGAGGGCCATGCGCAGGAAAAGCACCAACGGCAGCAGCAGGTAGGGCCAGCGCTGCGATGGCTGCACCGCCACCGCCAGCCCAGCCGCCATAGACAGGACAGCCGCCGCGATAGTGACCTGGTTGGCGGTGATACCCCGCTGGGCCAGCCTCGCCGTGAGCGGTCGCAGCAATGACTGAAAGCGCGGCTTCAGGTCATAGATGGTTGGCATCCTTACTCCTTCAAGACGGGGGACTTACCGGCCGGCGGAATCCGATACCGCGAAGAACTCAGGCGGGCTTTTCCCAGTCAAACCGCGGCAGCATGCCAAAAGCATGACGGATTCCTTCATTCCACTGCTTTTGCATGTCTGCATAGAACGGGCAGTTGGTGTCCAAGCTCAGGTAATGCCCATTGGTAAAGGTGTCCCGCCGGTAAATACTCACCTCCAGGGGCGGGCCTACCGAAATATTGCTGCGCATGGTGGAATCCAGCGACACCAGGGCGCAGCGGGCGGCATCCTCGAGGGTCGTGCCCGGGCACGCCATACGGTCCAGAATGGGCTTGCCGTACTTGGTCTCGCCAATCTGAAGATAAGGGGTATCCGGGGAGGCGGTGATGTAATTGCCCTGGGGGTAGATCAGGTAGATCTCATGGGGCTGCCCCTGAATCTGTCCGCCCAGGATGAAGGTCGCATCCGAGACGAAGCCCGCGCGCTGCATGGCCGACCAATGTTGCTCCTGAACCCGTACGCTGATCTCGCCCACGTAGGCAGCAGCGTCGAACAGGTAGGCCGCGGTATTGAGGCTGCTCAATGCGCCCGGGTTGGTCAGGTCACGGCGGATGAAATTCACCACAGCCTGGGTCGTGGCCAGGCTGCCGGCGGAGAGCAGCACCATGTAACGGTCGTTGTGCAGTTCAAAACGGTGCATCTTGCTGTAGACGCTCGCATAATCGACGCCAGCATGGGTGCGTGAATCAGAGGCCAGTACCAGCCCATCGTTTACTTTGATCGCCAGGCAATATGTCATGTCGCCCCAACCTTTCGGGGAATTGAACTCAAAGGCCGCATATTCACCCCTGAGTCCGGATTTATCAAGCCCGGACCCGGCGCACCATCATGGACGCGTCCGCACCAGATGTTGGCAGCCTTCGTGCCAAGCCAATGCCGGCGCGGCCTCAAAAGCTGCCATCAGCGCCCTTAACTCAGTCCGTAGGCACCGTAATCGACCTGTCGAACCCAATGCCTGCCGCGCCTGTCGCCTTGGCACTCCGTTGATTTTCGCCACGGCTGCCCGTGCTGAAACGGGAATACGGCAAGCCGTGCGGGGTTTGGCGCGGCTCTTGCCTTAGGTATTGAAGAACCCATGCTATAACCCTGAGGGAAGAACCTCTGTGAGCCGAGGCCACACAATGACCATCACTTGGAAAGACTACCCCGTCAACGGCTTCTACGACGAGCTGATAACCTTTGCCGGCGATCCCCGGCCCGGCGCCAATCATCTGCTGCGCCACCTGGACGGACTGACGGAAGCTGAACTGCAGGAACGCAAGGCGGCGGCGGACGCCGCCATCCTCAGCATGGGCATCACGTTCACCGTTTACTCGGAAGCCGAAGGCTCCATCGACCGCGCCTGGCCCTTTGACATCATCCCGCGCATCATCACCCTGCGCGAATGGCAGCGTATCGAAGCGGGCCTCAAGCAGCGGGTCCGGGCCCTCAACCTGTTCATCGACGACATCTACCACGACCAGAAGATCGTCAAGGACGGCGTATTTCCCGCCGAGTTGCTCGCCGATTCGCAGAACTTCCGCCCCGAATGCGTCGGCATCAGCCCGCCGCGCGGCGTCTGGGCACATATTTGCGGCTCCGATCTGGTGCGAGATCGTGACGGCACGGTTTACGTGCTCGAAGACAACCTTAGGGTGCCCTCTGGCGTCTCGTACATGCTGGAAAACCGCATGGTGATGAAGCGCGTGCTGCCGGAATTGTTCGACGACTACGCCATCGTGCCGGTGGACGATTACCCGTCCCAGCTCTATCAGTGCCTGGCATCCCTGGCGCCGGAAAAACTGCGTCCCAACGTGGTGGTGCTCACACCGGGCATCTACAATTCCGCCTATTTCGAGCACTGCTACCTGGCCCAGCAGATGGGCGCGGAACTGGTGGAAGGACGCGACCTGGTGGTCGGCGACGACGACTGCGTCTACATGCGCACCATCGAGGGCCTGACCAAAGTGGATGTGATCTACCGGCGCATCGACGACCTGTTCCTCGACCCCGAAGCCTTCCACCCGGACTCCACCCTGGGCGTGCCAGGCCTGATGCGCGCCTGGAAGAAAGGCAATGTGGCCCTGGCGAACGCACCGGGCGCGGGCGTTGCCGACGACAAGGTGGTCTACACCTACGTTCCCGATATCATCCGGTACTACCTGGGCGAGGACGCGATTCTGCCGAATGTACCGTCCTACCGCTGCGTCATTCCCGAGGAGTGCGAGTATGTTCTGGCCAATCTGGACAAACTCGTGGTGAAACCGGCCAACGAATCCGGCGGTTATGGCATGCTCATCGGACCCGCCGCCAGCACCGAACAGCGCGAACAGTTCGCTCGCCTGATCCGCAACGACCCCAGAAACTATATGGCACAGCCCCTGCTCTCCCTGTCTACCGCCCCTACCCTGATCGACCACTTGGTTGAACCACGCCACCTGGATTTGCGCCCCTTTATCCTGTCGGGGCAGGACATTTATGTGACCAATGGCGGCCTGACGCGAGTGGCCCTGAAGAAGGGGTCGACCGTGGTCAACTCATCCCAGGGCGGCGGCAGCAAGGATACCTGGATCGTGGACTGGGAGGCTGCCTGATGGCCATGCTGTCCCGCGTCGCGGAACACCTGTACTGGATGGCGCGCTACCTGGAGCGCGCCGAGAGCACGGCGCGCCTGGTGAGCGTGAACGGCAGCCTGATTCTCGACCTGCCCAAGCACGTCCGGCCTGGCTGGGCCTCGCTGATCGCCATTACCGGCAGCGACGAGCTGTTCTACAAGAAATACCCGGATGCCGCCGAAGGACATGTGGTCAAATTCATGCTGGCGGATGAGGAAAACCCCGGATCCATCCTGTCCTCCATCCGCGCCGCCCGCGAGAATGCGCGCACGGTCCGCGACATCATCCCGCGCGAAGCCTGGGAACAGATCAACGACCTCAACCTCAAGGCGCGCTCGCACCTGAGTGGCGGTCTGTCGCCCAAGTGGCGCTATGCGTTTCTCAATGAAGTGGTCCTGAGCATCCAGATGATCTCCGGTGTCCTAGCCGGCGGCATGAGCCACGATGACGGCTTCGAGTTCATGACCATCGGCTGCCATCTGGAGCGGGCGGACATGACCACCCGCATCATCGACGTGCGCTCGTCCAGCCTGTCCCAGGACCCGTCGGACGTGCTCAAGCCCTTCGAAAACATCCTGTGGATGAGCGTGCTGAAGTCTCTCACCGCCTATCAGATGTACCGCCGCCATATGCAGGCGGCGGTTCGACGCGAAGCGGTCCTCAAGTTCCTGCTTCAGGACTCCGAGTTTCCCAGAGCGTTCTACTACTGCCTGTGCACCGTGCGCAATTGCCTCTCTCGCCTGCCCCGCAGCGCGGCTATCCTGGACGCCCTGCTGCCGCTGAAGCGCCAGATCGATGAAGCCAAGCCTGAGGAATTGAGCCAGGAAGAACTGATGCTGTTCATAGACGAATTGCAGATCAAGCTAGGCGAGATTCACGATGCCCTGGCCAAGACCTATTTCGGGGCGGAAAGCGCCGAAACCACGCAATCGCAGGCTCAGGGCTGATACCGCCCGGTCCTCTCGGACAGGTAAGCCAACCCTGCGAGGGCGTTTCGACGCCCCACCTACTTTGAACCTTTCGAGGGCAAGGCCTTGTCGCCGGCCTTGCCCTTGTGTTCAAGCATCACGCCGGGCTTCATCTCACGCAGCTCCAGCCGCCTGCGCACGCCGTCTTGCCGGGCGCGGATGACATACCCCGCCAGCAGGCCACCGGTGGCTGACAGCGTCATCAATCCGAACGAGACTAGTTCGATGGCGAGCAGCAAGGCGCCAATTCCGGCCAGTCCCGCCAGGGCCAGCCCCACTTTCAGATTGGCGCGGGAATGGGCACGGCGGGTTTCCGCCACGATGCGCTGATGGGTTTGCTCGAGCATGCTGCGCTTGTCCACTTCCGCGCTGACGATGATGCGCTCCCGCTCGCGGGCAAATTCGTCCTTGGCCGCCAGCAGGGCGTCTTTCCGGATGTGCTCACCCAGGGCCGCGAACCACAGCGCCAGCATCAGAGCGATGATCAGCGCAATGGCCAGAAGCACGGCCTGATGATCGTCCTCCGCGGAATTCATGGCCGCCACCACCAGGGCCGCGGTGGCGGCCTGCCCGACGATGATTCCAGGCAAAAACTTCAACGGAGACATTCGATACTCGACGCGCACGGGGCTGCTAACCAGCCGCCCTCCGGTTCCAGCCCAACAATGCGTTTTTTTCGAATACTGGCGGGGCCGCGACTACAAGCATTGACGCAGTGCAACCAGGCTTCGTCTCGGAGGACTTGAAGTGTCATAAGGGATGCGCGGCCTGAATTTGCGCCACGAAAACCCTGGGTGGCAGAGACATGCAGTCGGTTCCGTGTAGAGAACGAAAAAATCACCCACAAGCGCCAAAAAATCAATTGGCGGCCGGAAGCAGCGACTTTCGTGCACCTGAAAGCCCTGATCGCGCCGACCGTTCAAGTCTAACACGCCCGGCGGCACGGCTTGGCAGCATATGGACGTCCACGCGCCTTGTCCGTCCGTACGTTTCGAAAGGCGGAAAACGAGGGCAGATTGTCATTGCGCAATGGCCTCGGCAGCGGGAGCATTCAGCCCAACGGGAAACTCATGCCGCACCTGTCCGGCAGGCCCGCCTCAGGAGGCACCACCATGAGCGCACACTTGATCGACGGCAACGGACTTCACTCAAAGCTAATGCAGGAAATCCAGCAGGATCTGGCGCGACACCAGACCGTCTCGGGCGGCGTGCCGGGGCTTGCAGTGATCCGGGTAGGCTACGACGCCGCATCCAGTGTCTATATCCGCAGGAAAAAGCTGGCCGCCCAGACCCTGCGCTTTGATTATCGGGAGCACCTGCTGGCGGAATCGGCACCCCAAGATGAAGTGATCGACTTGATACATCAGCTCAATCGCGACCCCAAGGTGCACGGCATACTGCCGCATTTGCCCCTGCC is a window encoding:
- a CDS encoding circularly permuted type 2 ATP-grasp protein encodes the protein MTITWKDYPVNGFYDELITFAGDPRPGANHLLRHLDGLTEAELQERKAAADAAILSMGITFTVYSEAEGSIDRAWPFDIIPRIITLREWQRIEAGLKQRVRALNLFIDDIYHDQKIVKDGVFPAELLADSQNFRPECVGISPPRGVWAHICGSDLVRDRDGTVYVLEDNLRVPSGVSYMLENRMVMKRVLPELFDDYAIVPVDDYPSQLYQCLASLAPEKLRPNVVVLTPGIYNSAYFEHCYLAQQMGAELVEGRDLVVGDDDCVYMRTIEGLTKVDVIYRRIDDLFLDPEAFHPDSTLGVPGLMRAWKKGNVALANAPGAGVADDKVVYTYVPDIIRYYLGEDAILPNVPSYRCVIPEECEYVLANLDKLVVKPANESGGYGMLIGPAASTEQREQFARLIRNDPRNYMAQPLLSLSTAPTLIDHLVEPRHLDLRPFILSGQDIYVTNGGLTRVALKKGSTVVNSSQGGGSKDTWIVDWEAA
- a CDS encoding alpha-E domain-containing protein, with the translated sequence MAMLSRVAEHLYWMARYLERAESTARLVSVNGSLILDLPKHVRPGWASLIAITGSDELFYKKYPDAAEGHVVKFMLADEENPGSILSSIRAARENARTVRDIIPREAWEQINDLNLKARSHLSGGLSPKWRYAFLNEVVLSIQMISGVLAGGMSHDDGFEFMTIGCHLERADMTTRIIDVRSSSLSQDPSDVLKPFENILWMSVLKSLTAYQMYRRHMQAAVRREAVLKFLLQDSEFPRAFYYCLCTVRNCLSRLPRSAAILDALLPLKRQIDEAKPEELSQEELMLFIDELQIKLGEIHDALAKTYFGAESAETTQSQAQG